One Cupriavidus taiwanensis LMG 19424 DNA segment encodes these proteins:
- a CDS encoding LysR substrate-binding domain-containing protein: MPAAPASSAISPATGAVPTWHNHTRLKTRQLLLLLAVADEGSIHRAAERLSMTQPAASKLLRELEELLSVPLFERLPRGMAPTDYGRAMIRHARAVVGSLNQAREEVLALKAGRLGHVAIGAITSPGVRLLPAAIARIKAAYPGLRVSVEIDNSNVLLDRLGQEKLDMVVARLFPEHDKGRLRYEPMAQEPVCAVVRPGHPMLAAPDLSLAAAADAAWLIPPAGTVLRHRFELMFQRASLAPPVNVIETAALLFLTRMVTQSDMIAVLTADVAQYYAAFGMMEILPMAMPCHMDDFGLITPTDRLMSPGALLVAEALREAAHAIYGGQATG, encoded by the coding sequence ATGCCAGCTGCCCCCGCTTCCTCCGCCATTTCCCCGGCCACCGGGGCCGTGCCGACGTGGCACAACCACACCCGCCTCAAGACCCGCCAGCTATTGCTGCTGCTTGCAGTCGCCGACGAAGGCAGCATCCACCGCGCGGCCGAGCGGCTGTCAATGACGCAGCCGGCCGCGTCCAAGCTGCTGCGCGAGTTGGAGGAACTGCTGTCGGTGCCCTTGTTCGAGCGCCTGCCGCGCGGCATGGCCCCGACCGACTACGGCCGCGCGATGATCCGGCACGCGCGAGCGGTGGTAGGCAGCCTGAACCAGGCGCGGGAAGAGGTCCTGGCGCTAAAGGCCGGGCGCCTCGGCCATGTGGCGATCGGCGCGATCACCTCGCCCGGGGTGCGGCTGCTGCCCGCGGCGATCGCGCGAATCAAGGCCGCCTATCCGGGGCTGCGGGTGTCAGTCGAGATCGACAACAGCAACGTGCTGCTCGACCGCCTGGGTCAGGAAAAGCTGGACATGGTGGTGGCGCGCCTGTTTCCCGAGCACGACAAGGGACGGCTGCGCTACGAGCCGATGGCGCAAGAGCCGGTCTGCGCGGTGGTGCGCCCGGGCCATCCGATGCTGGCGGCGCCCGATCTGTCGCTGGCTGCCGCCGCCGATGCCGCCTGGCTGATTCCGCCGGCCGGCACCGTGTTGCGCCATCGCTTCGAGCTGATGTTCCAGCGCGCCAGCCTGGCGCCGCCGGTCAATGTGATCGAGACCGCCGCGCTGCTGTTCCTGACGCGCATGGTGACGCAGTCGGACATGATCGCGGTGCTGACCGCCGACGTGGCGCAGTATTACGCCGCGTTCGGCATGATGGAGATCCTGCCGATGGCGATGCCCTGCCACATGGACGACTTCGGCCTGATCACGCCGACCGACCGCTTGATGTCGCCCGGGGCGCTGCTGGTTGCCGAGGCGCTGCGCGAGGCCGCGCACGCGATCTATGGCGGGCAGGCGACG